Below is a genomic region from Streptomyces roseoviridis.
GGTGCTGCGCAACCTGGTCGTGAACGCCGTCGAGCACGGCGAGGGCCGGGACGTGATCGTCCGCCTCGCCGCCGCCGGCGGGGCCGTCGCCATCGCCGTACGCGACTACGGCGTCGGCCTCAAGCCGGGCGAGGCGACCCGCGTGTTCAACCGCTTCTGGCGCGCCGACCCGGCACGCGCGCGGACCACCGGCGGTACGGGCCTGGGCCTGTCGATCGCGGTGGAGGACGCCCGGCTGCACGGCGGCTGGCTCCAGGCGTGGGGCGAGCCGGGCGGCGGCTCGCAGTTCCGGCTGACCCTGCCGCGCACGGCGGACGAGCCGCTGCGCGGCTCCCCGATCCCGCTGGAGCCGGACGACTCGCGGCGCAACCGCGCGCAGGCCGCCGCCGGTGCGGCCAAGGGCGCCGGGGCCGGGGACGGTGCTTCCGGTCCGGCCGGGCGGCTGGCGGCGGTCCCGGTCCAGCCTGGCGGGGACCGCCCCGCCCTGCCCGTACCGCCCCGGCAGATGCCGCGGGCGGCGGCGGATCCGACGGCCCTGCCGGGCAGCGGCGCCCGGGTGGTGGCCAGGCCCGCCGAGGGGGAGGGCGGCGACGGTGGTGAGGCGATGGCGTCGACGCGCGCCGAGCGGGAGGACGGAACAGGTGGGCGCTGACCTTCGAGGGAAGCGGGAGGCCCTGGGGCGGGGACGGTCGGTGCGCGGCACGGTGCTGCTGGCCTGCGGTTCGCTGCTGGTGGCCGGCTGCGCGAGCATGCCCGACAGCGGTGACGTGCAGGCGGTGAAGGCGTCCAACGCGGGTGACTCGCAGGTGCGCGTGTACGCCGTCGCGCCGCGCGAGAACGCCGACCCGGACGAGATCGTCGACGGCTTCCTGGAGGCCATGACGAGCGACGACCCCGGTTTCGCCACCGCACGGAAGTACCTGACGTCGCGGGCCGCCGCGACCTGGCGGCCGGAGGAGAGCATCACGGTGCTCACCAACGCCCCCGACCGCGACCAGGCCGACCACCTCACCGACCCCGAGAGCAAGGGGCGCACCTATCCCATCTCCGGGCGGCGGATCGCGACGGTGGACGCCAGCCGCGCGTACCAGCCGCAGGCACCGGCCGAGTTCAACCAGTCGATCCACGTGGTGCAGCAGCCGTCCGCGGACGGCAAGGGCAAGGAATGGCGCATCGACAGCCTGCCGAGGGGGCTGGTCCTCGGTGAGGCCGACTTCCTGCGCAACTACCGCTCCGTCAACAAGTACTACTTCGCCTCCGGCGAGAACTGGGTCGTCGCCGACCCCGTCTACATCCGGCAGCGGCAGGACCCGGTCACCCGCATGGACCCGGTCACCCAGACCGTCAAGGCGCTGCTCGAAGGCCCGACGGGCTGGCTGAGCCCCGCCGTCGACTCGCGCTTCCCGTCCGGTACGCAACTGCGCGCGGGTGTCCGGACGCTGACGACCGACGACCAGTCGACCCTGAAGGTCCCGCTCAACTCCAAGGCGGACCACGTCAGTGCCCTCGCCTGCAAGGGCATGGCGGCACAACTGCTGTTCACGCTCGGGGACCTGACGTCGGTACGGGTCGAGCAGGTCGAGATCCAGGGCAGCGACGGCAAGGCGCTGTGCCTGCTGGGCAAGGGCCAGGCCATGGACGAGTACTCGCCGGTGCGCGACCCGCGCCGCGGCGAGAACCCCTACTTCGTCGACGAGCACGGCAAGCTGCGGATGCTGTCGGTCGGCGGCAAGCAGCCCGACACGCCGGCCGAGGTGCCCGGGCCGTTCGGCAAGGGCGTCGCGCCGCTGCGGTACGTGGCGGTCGACCGCGAGGAGAGCCGGGCCGCCGGGATCCTCAACGAGGGGCGGGAGCTGCGCGTCGGCTCCATCACCGCGGACGAGGAGCTTCCGGCACCCGTGGTGACCAGCAGCGCGCTGCGGCCCGAGGACCGGCTGTCGGCGCCGAGCTGGGACGGGCGCGGCGACCTGTGGGTCGCCGACCGCAACCGGGTCAAGCCGCGCCTGTGGATGGTGCCGGGCGGCCAGGGCGAGCGGATCGAGGTCAGCACCCCCTGGCTGAAGGACGGCGCCCGCGTCGAGTCGCTGCGGGTCTCGGCCGACGGCGTGCGGATCGCCCTGCTCGTGACGAAGGACGAGCGCACCACCCTCCAGATCGGGCGGGTCGAGCGCTCCTACGTCGACGGGCGGCCGTCCGTCTCCGTCATGGACCTGCAGAACGCGGCGCCCCGCCTGGAGTCGGTCGCCGCCGTCTCGTGGGCCGGCCCCAGCCGGCTGGTCGTCGTCGGTACGGAGACCGGTGGCGTGCAGCAGGTGCGGTACGTGCAGACGGACGGCTCCACGTCGACCTCGTCGGTCCTGCCGGGCCTGAACGGGGTGACCGCCGTGGCCGCGCCGGGCGGCGAGCAGGCCCCGGTGGTCGCGGACTCCGACCAGGACGGCATCGTCCGCCTGGTGCCCGGCGCGAACTGGCAGCCCATGGTCAAGGAGGGCGGCCACCCGGTCTACCCCGGCTGACCGGTCCACCCCGGCTGACCGTTCTTCTCCGCCGGGCGCGTCCCGCCGCGCCCGCCGCCGGTGGTTGTCCACAGGGGTGGCCGCGGCCGGCCCGCAGGAGGAGAGTGGAGCCATGCGGGGGTGGTGGCGCGAGTTCGCCGGGTTGATGCTGCCGGTCTCCTGCGGAGGCTGCGGGAGACCTCGTACGGCGCTGTGCCCGCCGTGCGCGGCCGAGCTGAGCGGGACCGGGCCCCGCAGGGTGCGGCCGAGTCCCGAGCCGCGGGGGCTGCCCGTGGTGCACGCCGCGGTGCCGTACGAGGGCGCGGTCCGCGCGCTGCTCGTCGCGCACAAGGAGCGCGGCGCGCTGCCGCTGGCCCGGCCCCTGGGCGAGACGCTGGCCGCCGCCGTGGAGGCCGCCGCACGGCCCCTCGGCGCGACCGGGGACGTGCCCCTGCTCCTCGTGCCGGTGCCCTCGTCGCGGAGCTCCGTGCGGGCCCGTGGCCATGCTCCGACCCGGCGGATCGCGCTCGCCGCTGCCGGACGGCTGCGGCGGTCCGGACGGGCGGTGAGGGTGCTGCCGGTGCTGCGGCAGCGCAGGCCGGTGGCCGATCAGGCGGGCCTCGGGGCGCGTGGCCGGCTCGCGAACCTGTCCGGGGCCCTGGAGGCACGCCGGGACGGGGTGCGGCTCCTGGACGAGGCCGCTCGGGAGGGCGGACGGGTGGTGCTCGTGGACGACCTGATGACCACCGGCGCCTCGCTCGCGGAGGCCGCGCGGGCACTCGCGGCGGCCCGTCACCGCGTACACCGTCCGTTCAATCCCGGATTACCGGACAGTCCGGAGAGAGCGGCGGCGGACGCGCTATTCGAACAGCCTGTTGCGGCGGTAGTCGCATCTTCTCCCGCCTCGTTCGAAATAAACCGGAACTCCTGGGGAAGGTGCGTCGTTGCAGGTGATGAGAGGTGAGAACACCCGAATGGAGGTAAGTGGGGCCAGCGGGTGCCGACACCCCTCCGAAGGAGCTATGTTCGGTTGTGAGGAATGGCGAATGCCACGCCTCACCGAATACACGGGTGCGCCTACCGGACAGGAGTTCAGGGCGAATTCACCTCTGGTTCGTGGGATGGGGAGCCCGTCGGCGGGGGAGGAGGAGGTCAGGTCGCCAGTCCGAGACTCCGGTAAACGCCGGGGTCTGGTGCAAAAGGAGAAGCTCGCCGGCCAAGGCGCCGGACGGAGCGATCCGGGAACGGAGTTCTGCGTGGACATCGTCGTCAAGGGCCGCAAGACCGAGGTGCCCGAGCGGTTCCGGAAGCACGTGGCCGAGAAGCTGAACCTGGAGAAGATCCAGAAGCTCGACGGCAAGGTGATCAGCCTCGACGTCGAGGTGTCCAAGGAGCACAATCCGCGGCAGGCCGACCGGTCCGACCGCGTGGAGATCACCCTCCACTCCCGAGGCCCGGTGATCCGGGCGGAAGCGGCGGCAGGCGACCCGTACGCAGCGCTCGACCTCGCCCACGGCAAGCTCGAGGCGCGACTGCGCAAGCAGCACGACAAGCGGTTCACCCGCCGTGGCTCGGGCAGGCTGTCGGCCGCCGAGGTCGCCGACGTGGTGCCGGGCGTCGCCGCGCTCAACGGGAGCGGCCAGGTGGTGTCCGAGGAGACCGACGGTGTGCCCACCACGAAGATGGGCTCCCTGGAGGTCCAGGGCGAAGGCCCCCTGGTGGTCCGCGAGAAGACCCACAAGGCAGCACCGATGACGCTCGACCAGGCGCTCTACGAGATGGAGCTGGTCGGGCACGACTTCTATCTCTTCGTCGACTCCGACACCAAGCAGCCCAGTGTCGTCTACCGGCGGCACGCGTACGACTACGGCGTCATCCACCTCGAGAGCGACCCGCTCGCCGAGGGCGGCGGCGCGGGCGGTGCGCTCGGCGGCTGAAGCCCCGGCCGCAGACCGCAC
It encodes:
- a CDS encoding LpqB family beta-propeller domain-containing protein — encoded protein: MGADLRGKREALGRGRSVRGTVLLACGSLLVAGCASMPDSGDVQAVKASNAGDSQVRVYAVAPRENADPDEIVDGFLEAMTSDDPGFATARKYLTSRAAATWRPEESITVLTNAPDRDQADHLTDPESKGRTYPISGRRIATVDASRAYQPQAPAEFNQSIHVVQQPSADGKGKEWRIDSLPRGLVLGEADFLRNYRSVNKYYFASGENWVVADPVYIRQRQDPVTRMDPVTQTVKALLEGPTGWLSPAVDSRFPSGTQLRAGVRTLTTDDQSTLKVPLNSKADHVSALACKGMAAQLLFTLGDLTSVRVEQVEIQGSDGKALCLLGKGQAMDEYSPVRDPRRGENPYFVDEHGKLRMLSVGGKQPDTPAEVPGPFGKGVAPLRYVAVDREESRAAGILNEGRELRVGSITADEELPAPVVTSSALRPEDRLSAPSWDGRGDLWVADRNRVKPRLWMVPGGQGERIEVSTPWLKDGARVESLRVSADGVRIALLVTKDERTTLQIGRVERSYVDGRPSVSVMDLQNAAPRLESVAAVSWAGPSRLVVVGTETGGVQQVRYVQTDGSTSTSSVLPGLNGVTAVAAPGGEQAPVVADSDQDGIVRLVPGANWQPMVKEGGHPVYPG
- a CDS encoding ComF family protein, which produces MRGWWREFAGLMLPVSCGGCGRPRTALCPPCAAELSGTGPRRVRPSPEPRGLPVVHAAVPYEGAVRALLVAHKERGALPLARPLGETLAAAVEAAARPLGATGDVPLLLVPVPSSRSSVRARGHAPTRRIALAAAGRLRRSGRAVRVLPVLRQRRPVADQAGLGARGRLANLSGALEARRDGVRLLDEAAREGGRVVLVDDLMTTGASLAEAARALAAARHRVHRPFNPGLPDSPERAAADALFEQPVAAVVASSPASFEINRNSWGRCVVAGDER
- the hpf gene encoding ribosome hibernation-promoting factor, HPF/YfiA family, yielding MDIVVKGRKTEVPERFRKHVAEKLNLEKIQKLDGKVISLDVEVSKEHNPRQADRSDRVEITLHSRGPVIRAEAAAGDPYAALDLAHGKLEARLRKQHDKRFTRRGSGRLSAAEVADVVPGVAALNGSGQVVSEETDGVPTTKMGSLEVQGEGPLVVREKTHKAAPMTLDQALYEMELVGHDFYLFVDSDTKQPSVVYRRHAYDYGVIHLESDPLAEGGGAGGALGG